Part of the Gilliamella sp. wkB7 genome is shown below.
TATTTTATGAAGATACATTCGATAATTTTTTAACCCAATCATTTTTACCGTCTAATTTTTTATGATCTAAATTATCGTCTGAATAGTAAATTGCTGTTGATGTATAATTTAATAAAGCTTGATATCTGTCTTTTGTGTTTATCAATATTAATAATTTATTAATAAAAATTAAAAATGAATTAAGAATCCTCTGATTGTTCTTGATAAATTGAATGTTCATTTTAAGTTATATCACTCTGTGTTATGCTAGCATTAATATTAGATCACAGGATGTTACTTATGATAAAAGATCCTTTCTTTGATAGAGAATCAGAAAAGTATGATTCCCCAATTGCCAGTCGTGAACTTATTTTAGATTACCTTAAAAAAGAAGCAAAACCAGCCAATTTAGAGAAAATTGCCCAAGCTGTTGCGATTAAAAATGAAGAGCAAAAAGTAGCTTTGCATCGTCGTTTGCGTGCGATGGAACGTGATGGACAAGTCGTGTTTACCCGCCGCAAATGTTATGCCTTACCTGAAAAATTTGATATGGTTAAAGGAAGTGTAATTGCACACCGTGATGGCTTTGGTTTTTTGCGAGTAGAAGGTAATCCAGAGGATTATTTTTTATCACCTGAACAAATGAAAAAAGTGTTACAAGGCGATGTGATTTTAGCTCAACCATTGGGAACCCAATATCGTGGTAAAGTCGAAGCACGGGTCGTGCGAATTTTAGAGCCTCGTAGTAATTTTATTGTCGGACGATATTTTATCGAACAAGGTGTTGGCTTTGTAGTGCCAGATGACAGTCGTTTAAATTTTGATATTTTGATTGTGGGCAAACCTGATCGTACGGTACGTATGGGCTCTGTTGTGGTAGTTGAATTACAGCAACGACCAGAGCGTCGTCAAAAAGCGGTAGGGATAATTAAAGAAGTGCTTGGCGAAATTATGGGAACTAATCTGGCCATTGATATTGCGCTTCGTAATCACGAGATCCCTTATGAATTACCGAAAGCGGTTATAAAAGAGACCAGCAAATTTACCGAACAAGTTCCAGAAAATGCCAAAAAAGGACGCAAGGATTTGCGTGAATTACCTTTGGTTACAATTGATGGCGAAGATGCTCGTGATTTTGATGATGCTGTCTATTGCCAAAAAAATCGTGGAGGAGGTTATCGCTTATGGGTCGCAATTGCAGATGTAAGTTATTACGTCCGTCCAGGTAAAGCATTAGATAAAGAAGCTTGCTTACGCGGTACATCAGTCTATTTCCCATCTCGCGTGATCCCTATGTTACCAGAAGTGTTATCTAACGGGCTTTGTTCGTTAAACCCGCAAGTTGATCGCTTATGTTTAGTGTGTGAAATGACTGTATCAAATAAAGGTCGTCTAACAGGTTATGAATTCTACGAAGCCGTGATGAATTCCCATGCAAGATTGACTTATACCAAAGTTGCTAAGATTTTAGATGGTGATAAAGAATTGCGTGAGCATTATCGTGATTTAATCCCACATCTTGAAAACTTGCAAGGTCTTTATAATGTACTTGATAAAGCTCGTATTGCGCGTGGTGCGATAGGTTTTGAGTCCGAAGAACCAAAATTTATTTTTAATGCCGATAAACGTATTGAAAGTATCGAATTGACTCAGCGTAATGTTGCTCATAAAATCATTGAAGAATGTATGATCTTAGCGAATGTAGCTGCTGCAAAATTCGTGATTAAAGCTGATGTACCATCTTTATTCCGTGTACATGATAAACCTGATGAAGAGCGTATGAATAATCTGCGCAGTATCTTAAGTGAACTTGGGTTATCTCTTGGAGGTGGTTCGAATCCTAAACCAAAAGATATTGCTGAGTTAATGGTTGCGGTTGAAGAGCGACCAGATCATGATATGCTACAAACTGTTATTTTACGGTCAATGAAACAAGCCATTTATGATCCAGAAAATCGTGGACATTTTGGCTTAGCACTTGAAGAGTACGCACACTTTACTTCGCCTATTCGTCGTTATCCAGATTTACTCTTACATCGAGCCATTAAATGGATTTTAGCTGACCAAAATCACAAAACAAGCAAAACGGGTGGTTATCGTTATAGTACCAGTGAAATGCTTTACTTTGGTGAACACTGCTCAATGACAGAACGTCGAGCTGATGAAGCTGTTCGCGATGTTGTGGATTGGCTTAAATGTGATTACATGCAAGATCATGTTGGTGAAGTCTTTAATGGAACTATTTCAAGTGTCGTTAATTTTGGATTCTTTGTTCGTTTAGATGATTTGTTTATTGACGGTTTAGTTCATGTCTCTTCACTTGAAAATGATTATTATAATTTTGATGGCTCACGCAACCGTCTTATCGGCGAAAATACTCGTTTCGTATATCGTTTGGGCGATAAAGTACAAGTTAAAGTCGATAATGTGAATCCAGAAGAACGTAAAATTGATTTTTCGTTAGTGGGAAGTAATAATAAGCCGAAACGTCAAGGTAAAACAGCCAAAGATAGATCCAAACAGGATAAAATCGATTTAAGTGCTGATTTACCAATTAAACGAAAAGCGAAAAAATCATCCAGCAAGAAAAGAAGTACTAATGCTAGCACTAAAGCTGAAAATAAAACCCAAAGCAAAACTAAGACCAAAACAAAAGCGAAAGCGATTGTAAAAACTAAAACTAAATCAAAAAATAATACAAAGAAAAACAGTAAATCGAAATCGACAACTAAAAAACAACGAGTTAAAACAAAGAGTAGCAAATAGATGAGTGAAACAGTTTATGGTATGCACGCTATTGAAGCATTATTAGCGCGTTCACCAGAAAGAATTATTGAGGTATTTATTATTAAAGGGCGTGAAGATAAACGTCTAATTGCCCTTATTCATCAATTGGAACAACTGGGATTGCCTGTTAAAGTAGCTAATCGTCAGTGGTTGGATGAAAAAACCAAAAATGGTGTTCATCAAGGTATTCTAGCTATGGTTAAACCAAGCCGTGGTTATCATGAAAACGATATTCCACTACTGATGGAACAGCAACCCAATCCTGTCATCTTAATTTTAGATGGTGTGACTGATCCACATAATTTAGGGGCATGTATTCGTACAGCTGATGCAGCTGGCGTAAGTTTTATTATCGTGCCAAAAGATCGCTCAGCACCACTTAATTCTACCGCACAAAAAGTAGCGTGCGGTGCGGCAGAAAGTGTTCCTGTTGTGAGAGTAACTAATTTAGCCCGTACCATGCGAATGCTACAAGATGAATACCAAGTTTGGATTGTCGGTACTGCTGGTGAAGCCGATAGAACGCTTTATCAAACTGAATTTTATAAATCATCGACCCCAACGTCACTGGCTTTGGTGATGGGCGCAGAAGGTGAGGGCATGCGTCGTTTAACGAAAGAACATTGTGACGAATTAGTCAGTATTCCAATGTCAGGCATTGTCTCTTCACTTAATGTATCGGTTGCAACAGGTGTTTGTTTATTTGAAATTGTGCGCCAAAAAAATAAATAGTAAGGGGGGGTAATATGCTAGGATTGCTTAAAAAACTATTACCAACCAAAAAAGAAATGCCAGCGCTTTCAGGGCGAGACCTTTATGGTCGTAATAATGTTGGTTATCCGACTATGCAAATTTCACGTGAAATTGATAATGTGGTAAAAACGCAATACAAAGCCATCAAACCGATTATCAACCAATATAAGGATACTCTATTTTTTAAGTGGGGACCGAGTGTTATAAATGATAAATTGAACGATGAACAACTGGCTAATTTATCAGGTCGCAATTTACAAATGGTCTATTTGTTATTATTTCGTGACATGCTTCGGTACCTTTCTGAACTCGTTACGTTAAAAAATGTACCCGAAAACTGGCCGGAAGTTTTTGCCCAAACCGTGTTGGATAATTGTCGTATGCTTAGTGATGCAGACGATAAAGATATTGCGAAGAAACAGCAATTATTTGCTAATACTGAACGTTTTGCAGTGGATGTACCCATAGATGAAAAAAATCCTGACAACACTGAAATTCCTGATTGGACAGTACCTATTGCTGAACTGATCATGATTCCGTCAGATATGATCTATAAATGTCACCGTCCATTGATAACCGCAATTGAAAAACGAAAAAAACATGGTTAATGTTATTTTCTAAAAAATAATTAAATGAATCCTTAAAGCAGGATTCATTTTTTTATCTTTCTTTAATTTCCTTTCTTTGATTATTTCCAATCTATAAATTTTGCAATTTATATTTGCAAAAATACCAACTAGGTAAGCAAATTTATCTCACTTATACTGCATTTAAGAAGTAAATAGGTGAATAAGTTTATGCGAACAAGAACCATTGAATTATTTAAGAAATTTATTTCCATCGACTATCCTTTAACTGTCGAAATGCTATCGGAAGATTTCCAAATTAGTGCACGAACGCTACGCAATGAAATTAATGAAATTAATGCTTTTTTGCAAAAAAGATGTTTACCCGAAATTTCAACGGTACGTAATAAAGGCTTTATCATTGATGCCACACAAGAACAAAAACAGCAAGTCCATAATGCGTTATTAGGGGTATCTATTTCACCCATTTTAAGTAAGGATGAACGCCAATTTGATTTGTTGTTATCCATTGCTTTTTCTAGTTGCTCAACTATTTTATGTCATAAAGAAAATATCTATTTTGTTTCGAAAAGTGTATTAGATGAAGATATTCGTAAACTTAAAACACGATTAAAAAAATACGATATTGAATTAATCAGCTTGCCCAAACAAGGAATGCAGCTCATAGGATTAGAGCGCTCTATCCGTTTAATGATGTATGAAGCAATTAACCAATTCTATGGTAATCTAGAATTGAATAAACCATTACATGAACTGAATTTAATACAACAATTACTTTTTAAGTATGTACCTCAAAATCTGATTATAAACCTATTAAAACTTGCCCATAAAACCATCAGTCAAATTCATGATGAAATCTATGTTCAACAAATAGTGATCTTTACTGCCATTTGGGTAATTCGCAATCAACATCAACATCATTTAACTATGGTTAGAGCCGATTTTAAACACCATGAATCGGGGCAAATCACCAAATTTATTCATTTAGTTTGCCAACATGAAAAGTTGCAAACCAACCGACAAGAACAACAATATATTATTTATATGCTTGAAGCATTCAACACTAAGGATATTAATAACTATGTCGAGTGGTTAAATGCACAGTTATTGGCAATTAAATTGGTGAATTATGTTGAAGAAAAAACACACATTCCATTTTCAACCAAACAAGAACAACTTTATGAAAACCTTTGTAAACACTTAGCAGGATTGATTGCCAGAGTAAGTAATAATATCCACATTATTAATCCATTACTTGATAATATTAAACAAAATTACGATGAAATTTACACCGTAATTAAACGCTTTATACAAAGCCCTGAAGCAAATTTAAGTCATAAAGTTTCTGATGATGAAATCGCCTTTTTAACAATTCATTTTTCTACTTTCGCTAGTGCAATTAACCAAGATCGTAGCTATTTTTTTAAAGCAGTGGTTGTTTGTGATCATGGGATTGCGACTTCTAATTTATTAGCTGAAACACTCAAAGAGTTTTTTAATATTGATATTTTGGCCATTCTAGGTCGAAATAATCTTGATTTATTAGATCAGCTTGATTATGACTTAATTTTTTCTACATTTCCGTTACAGCATTCGGCTCATCCCGTATTGGTGTTAGAACCAATTTTGAAAGAAAAAAATCATCCCATTATCACCGATTTTCTAGCTAAACACCGATCTAACCAACGCATTGTCAACCATTTAGATGATGCCACTGATCTTTTTTACTCTCTTGTCAATTTAATCCAAGAAAGTGGTGGTGTTGTGTCTGCACCAATCTATAACCGGCTTGAAAAGTGTTTAGCGATTAATAATCTTAAAATTAATAAAAGGAAAATTCAGCCTATGTTGAAAGATATTTTGACTGATGATGACATCATATTACAGCAAGATTGCCGTGATTGGCGCCAAGCTATCACTAATGCTGCTGAACCACTACTAAAAAAACGTTTCATTTTACCATCCTATATCCAAGCCATGATTAGCTCGGTTGAACAATATGGTCCGTATATTGTGATAGGAAAGGATTTAGCATTAGCGCATGCTCGACCCGAAGATGGCGTGAATCAATTAGGGGTGAGTGTGGTAACGATGCGTGACCCTGTGGATTTTGGTAACTCAGATATGGGACCAGTAAAAATTATATTTTGTTTGGCAGCTATCGATTCTTTTTCTCATCTCAATATTATGCGTAGCTTAATTGAGTTGATTAATGATGAACAAAAACTTACGCAACTCACCACGTGCCAATCGGTACAGGAATTTAAAACAATTTTATTTAATGAAACAAAATCGGTTTAAACAACTCAGTCGTAGGAGGATTGAAAATGAGTAATTTAACTATTTTATTTGTTTGTGGCGCAGGATTAGGCAGTAGTTTTGCTGCACAAATGGCTACCGAAGACGTGCTAAAAGCTAAAGGTATTGAAGCTAATTTAGATCATACTGATATTTCATCCGCTGCAGCGATGAATGCCGATATCATTATCACGGCTGAAAACTTTCGCCCACAGTTTGCCAAATTCAATATCAACGATAAAACCACCATCGTGTTTCTTAGAAATATTGTTTCCAAAGTTGAAATTGAGGAAAAGCTTTGCCCCGTTTTACAGCAAAAAGGACTGATTTAGTAGCGATAACAGGAGAATATTATGAATGTGATTAACTTTATTATCGACAATATTTTAACTCAGGCTTCAATAACAATTAGTTTAATCGCCATGCTTGGGCTTATTTTACAAAAAAAATCAGTCGGACAAATTATTTCAGGAACACTTAAAACCTTATTAGGCTTTCAGGTGTTAAATGCAGGTTCAAGCATTATTGTTGGTAGTTTGACTTATTTTGGTCAAATCTTTACCGCCGGCTTTGATATGCAAGGTATCATTCCATCCATTGAAGCCATAAACGGACAAGCCATGAATCAACTAGGTTTAGGTCGCGATATTGCACTGACCTTTTTGATGATCTTTATTTTCAATATTCTTATTGCTCGTTTAACTCGTTGGAAATATATCTTTTTAACTGGGCAGGCGATTTTGTGGATGGCGACCATGACGACCGTATTTGGTAGTGTAGCAGGCCTTTCTGGAATAGCTTTAATTTTAGTGGGAGGTTTGATTGGTGCTATTTTTGCAGTAATGATGCCAGCCATTGCGCAGCCAATTATCTATAAAGTGACAGGATCAAATGATATTGCTCTTGGTCATTTTTGTACAATCGGTTATCTATTTGAAGCGGGTGTTGCTTATGTAGTGGGTGAAAAAGGTGAGAACAAACGCTCAATTGAAGATATGAAATTGCCCAAGTCATTCGAATTTTTACAAGATACTTATCTATCTGTAATGGTGGTTATGGTACCACTTTATGTTATTACTGTACTGTTTGCTGGTGAACAATATGCCTCAACTTTATCAGGCTCTCAAAATTATGTGATTTATGCCTTTACACAATCAATTATTTTTGTGGTAGGGATTTATGTATTGTTAGCAGGTGTGCGCTTATTGCTGGGAGAAATCGTGCCAGCGTTTAGGGGAATTGCCATGAAAGTGGTACCAAATGCAATTCCAGCGCTTGATTGTCCGGTGTTCTTTCCATATAGCCCAAATGCAGTGATTTTAGGTTTTATTACTACTTCAATTGGTACAGTTATTGCGATGTTAACACTGCCGTTCTTTGGTTTAGCGATGATCTTACCTGGCATGTTAACTAACTTTTTTGCAGGGGGAACCGCAGGCATATTTGGTAATGCGATTGGTGGGCGTCGTGGTGCTTTAATTGGCGGGATAGCACATGGCTTTTTTATTACCTTATTGCCTGCACTGCTCGTTACTATTTTTACGCAAATGGGCTTTGTTAATGCTACAGCAACGGATGTGGATACCGTTACAGTCGCATTACTTTATGCGTGGGTGTTAGGTCCAATCTTGAAACACTTTTAACAAGGATAATTGCTATGTTTAGCTTCTTCAGAAAAAACAAACCTAAAGTCGAAGAATTCAAGACCGAAATAAAAGCCAGTTTAACATCAGAACAAATCGTTCAAATTGAGCAATCGATTCAGCAATTGCAACAACAAATTGCGAACAGTGACGATGCAAAACTTTTGGCTGTTTTATATGAAAAAACAGGAATGCTGTATTACCAATTAGAACGTATTGATTTAGCGATTGAGTATTTAGAAATCAGTTTACAACATAAAAAATCAATTGGAGAGGGTTATAAAATTTTAATGAGTTTATATAACCTAAAACGCGCCGAGGCTGCAACACATGGGTCAATGGCTGATATCGATTTTTGGCTGAATAAAATGGATTCCATGCGTAATATCGCCAAACAAGTAACGATTCTACGAGATTAAAGGAAAATTATTATGTATACCAATCTAAAAGCTGTCACTTCATTAGCGCAAAAGCTTAATTTTACCGTAGGTGCATTTAATACACATAATTTAGAAATGTTACCCGATATGCTTCGAGCAGCCAAAGAAGTCGGTGCCCCCATTATTATCCAAACAAGTGTCGATACGGCACGTTATATTGGCTATAAAGTTTTGGTAAATGCAGTAAAAGCTATCGCAGATGAAGAGATAGTTGATGCTGTATTGCATTTAGATCATGCCAAAAATTTTGATGATATTAAACAAGCAATCGACAGCGGTTTTACCTCAGTCATGTTTGATGGTTCTTCACTACCTTTTAAAGAAAACATATTAAAAACGCGCGCGGTTGTTGAATATGCCCATGCGCGTGGAGTATCAGTTGAAGGGGAGCTGGGCACCATAGGTGGCACAGAAGAGGGGATTAAGGTTGATGATAATGACAAAGTCTATACTAACCCTAAAGATGCGTTAGAATTTGTTAAAGCAACGGGTATTGATGCTTTAGCCGTTGCGATTGGCACTAATCATGGACAATTTAAATCAAAAACAGAAGTGAACATTCCGTTATTGAAAGAAATACATTCCCTTGTCAATATTCCGTTGGTTATTCATGGTGGGACAGGTGTTAAAGAAGAAGATTATCCTGAATTGATTAATAATGGTATTCGCAAATTTAATGTAGGTACCGAGTTATTAGTTAACTGGACACAAGTGGCCAAAGATAAGTTCGTACAAACTGAAGTGAATAAATCATTACGCCACAATGTTATTCCTGCTAATCAGGCGGTAAAGGAAATTGTGAAGCATAAAATGAGTCTATTTCTTAATGTGAATGGTCGTGTTAACTGAGGTGCATTGATATGCAGAAATATTTAATTTTACTGGCAGGTTGTCCATGTACAGGCAAAACGTATCTAGTTAAACAATTGCAACAGCAATTTAAAGACAGCTTTGTATTAACACCCGATGAAGCTAAAGTTTTGTATGCCGAATCGATTGGTTTTAATTCTAAAGCTGAAAAAGAGGCATTAGAACACAAAGTCTGGCATTTTTATTATGGTGTGTTGCAACTGTATATGGATGCAGGTAAAAGGATCATTATTTCTGAATATCCTTTCAGTGATAAGCAAAAAAAGCAACTCAGTGAATTTGCTGATCACTATTATTA
Proteins encoded:
- the rnr gene encoding ribonuclease R translates to MIKDPFFDRESEKYDSPIASRELILDYLKKEAKPANLEKIAQAVAIKNEEQKVALHRRLRAMERDGQVVFTRRKCYALPEKFDMVKGSVIAHRDGFGFLRVEGNPEDYFLSPEQMKKVLQGDVILAQPLGTQYRGKVEARVVRILEPRSNFIVGRYFIEQGVGFVVPDDSRLNFDILIVGKPDRTVRMGSVVVVELQQRPERRQKAVGIIKEVLGEIMGTNLAIDIALRNHEIPYELPKAVIKETSKFTEQVPENAKKGRKDLRELPLVTIDGEDARDFDDAVYCQKNRGGGYRLWVAIADVSYYVRPGKALDKEACLRGTSVYFPSRVIPMLPEVLSNGLCSLNPQVDRLCLVCEMTVSNKGRLTGYEFYEAVMNSHARLTYTKVAKILDGDKELREHYRDLIPHLENLQGLYNVLDKARIARGAIGFESEEPKFIFNADKRIESIELTQRNVAHKIIEECMILANVAAAKFVIKADVPSLFRVHDKPDEERMNNLRSILSELGLSLGGGSNPKPKDIAELMVAVEERPDHDMLQTVILRSMKQAIYDPENRGHFGLALEEYAHFTSPIRRYPDLLLHRAIKWILADQNHKTSKTGGYRYSTSEMLYFGEHCSMTERRADEAVRDVVDWLKCDYMQDHVGEVFNGTISSVVNFGFFVRLDDLFIDGLVHVSSLENDYYNFDGSRNRLIGENTRFVYRLGDKVQVKVDNVNPEERKIDFSLVGSNNKPKRQGKTAKDRSKQDKIDLSADLPIKRKAKKSSSKKRSTNASTKAENKTQSKTKTKTKAKAIVKTKTKSKNNTKKNSKSKSTTKKQRVKTKSSK
- the rlmB gene encoding 23S rRNA (guanosine(2251)-2'-O)-methyltransferase RlmB, with translation MSETVYGMHAIEALLARSPERIIEVFIIKGREDKRLIALIHQLEQLGLPVKVANRQWLDEKTKNGVHQGILAMVKPSRGYHENDIPLLMEQQPNPVILILDGVTDPHNLGACIRTADAAGVSFIIVPKDRSAPLNSTAQKVACGAAESVPVVRVTNLARTMRMLQDEYQVWIVGTAGEADRTLYQTEFYKSSTPTSLALVMGAEGEGMRRLTKEHCDELVSIPMSGIVSSLNVSVATGVCLFEIVRQKNK
- a CDS encoding BglG family transcription antiterminator, whose product is MRTRTIELFKKFISIDYPLTVEMLSEDFQISARTLRNEINEINAFLQKRCLPEISTVRNKGFIIDATQEQKQQVHNALLGVSISPILSKDERQFDLLLSIAFSSCSTILCHKENIYFVSKSVLDEDIRKLKTRLKKYDIELISLPKQGMQLIGLERSIRLMMYEAINQFYGNLELNKPLHELNLIQQLLFKYVPQNLIINLLKLAHKTISQIHDEIYVQQIVIFTAIWVIRNQHQHHLTMVRADFKHHESGQITKFIHLVCQHEKLQTNRQEQQYIIYMLEAFNTKDINNYVEWLNAQLLAIKLVNYVEEKTHIPFSTKQEQLYENLCKHLAGLIARVSNNIHIINPLLDNIKQNYDEIYTVIKRFIQSPEANLSHKVSDDEIAFLTIHFSTFASAINQDRSYFFKAVVVCDHGIATSNLLAETLKEFFNIDILAILGRNNLDLLDQLDYDLIFSTFPLQHSAHPVLVLEPILKEKNHPIITDFLAKHRSNQRIVNHLDDATDLFYSLVNLIQESGGVVSAPIYNRLEKCLAINNLKINKRKIQPMLKDILTDDDIILQQDCRDWRQAITNAAEPLLKKRFILPSYIQAMISSVEQYGPYIVIGKDLALAHARPEDGVNQLGVSVVTMRDPVDFGNSDMGPVKIIFCLAAIDSFSHLNIMRSLIELINDEQKLTQLTTCQSVQEFKTILFNETKSV
- a CDS encoding PTS sugar transporter subunit IIB; the encoded protein is MSNLTILFVCGAGLGSSFAAQMATEDVLKAKGIEANLDHTDISSAAAMNADIIITAENFRPQFAKFNINDKTTIVFLRNIVSKVEIEEKLCPVLQQKGLI
- a CDS encoding PTS sugar transporter subunit IIC; this translates as MNVINFIIDNILTQASITISLIAMLGLILQKKSVGQIISGTLKTLLGFQVLNAGSSIIVGSLTYFGQIFTAGFDMQGIIPSIEAINGQAMNQLGLGRDIALTFLMIFIFNILIARLTRWKYIFLTGQAILWMATMTTVFGSVAGLSGIALILVGGLIGAIFAVMMPAIAQPIIYKVTGSNDIALGHFCTIGYLFEAGVAYVVGEKGENKRSIEDMKLPKSFEFLQDTYLSVMVVMVPLYVITVLFAGEQYASTLSGSQNYVIYAFTQSIIFVVGIYVLLAGVRLLLGEIVPAFRGIAMKVVPNAIPALDCPVFFPYSPNAVILGFITTSIGTVIAMLTLPFFGLAMILPGMLTNFFAGGTAGIFGNAIGGRRGALIGGIAHGFFITLLPALLVTIFTQMGFVNATATDVDTVTVALLYAWVLGPILKHF
- a CDS encoding class II fructose-bisphosphate aldolase produces the protein MYTNLKAVTSLAQKLNFTVGAFNTHNLEMLPDMLRAAKEVGAPIIIQTSVDTARYIGYKVLVNAVKAIADEEIVDAVLHLDHAKNFDDIKQAIDSGFTSVMFDGSSLPFKENILKTRAVVEYAHARGVSVEGELGTIGGTEEGIKVDDNDKVYTNPKDALEFVKATGIDALAVAIGTNHGQFKSKTEVNIPLLKEIHSLVNIPLVIHGGTGVKEEDYPELINNGIRKFNVGTELLVNWTQVAKDKFVQTEVNKSLRHNVIPANQAVKEIVKHKMSLFLNVNGRVN
- a CDS encoding AAA family ATPase — protein: MQKYLILLAGCPCTGKTYLVKQLQQQFKDSFVLTPDEAKVLYAESIGFNSKAEKEALEHKVWHFYYGVLQLYMDAGKRIIISEYPFSDKQKKQLSEFADHYYYQVITIRLVADFDILWQRRYLRDRSPERHLSHIMQHYHYGDKLEDRNLADDLVTKEQFYQICQTRKYDQFALGQVIEVDVTQYAKVNYSSLLDELKQIVK